The Desulfomicrobium orale DSM 12838 genome includes a window with the following:
- a CDS encoding ABC transporter ATP-binding protein, producing MLAFDHVTYTYSGAGAPAVTDVSFRVRPGEAVLCTGPSGCGKSTLVRLANGLCPHFFRGDLCGRVVVDGRDTADSSLHELARAAGTLFQDPENQFFALTVEDELAFAHEWRDSPPGETLRAVQRAAQSFGLEKLLDASILDLSEGQKQKVALASIISLGPKAIILDEPSANLDPEATAALAEAILELKKSGMAILVVDHRLYWLENVVDRVMVMAEGRMVAEGEFSLFHDDSFRREKGLRAHHVADPREILPRAGSEPPVLQASGICFAHSGRAPLFENASFTLPAGVTGILGDNGAGKTTLARLLTGLHTMQAGTLLLRGEAVSPDGLLRRASIVLQNTDHQLHMHTVRAELAISVTPESKNAEEATNRRVDELLELFNLKHLEARHPQSLSGGEKQRLVIACGMAKNPEILILDEPTSGLDGRNMRLVAGSIRTAAEQGAIVLLISHDLELLELTCHTALRLPL from the coding sequence ATGCTTGCTTTCGATCATGTCACTTACACCTATTCCGGAGCCGGGGCTCCGGCCGTGACGGATGTCAGCTTCCGGGTACGGCCCGGAGAGGCCGTACTGTGTACCGGCCCCAGCGGCTGCGGCAAATCCACCCTGGTCCGTCTGGCCAATGGCCTGTGTCCGCATTTTTTCAGAGGCGATCTGTGCGGCAGGGTCGTGGTCGACGGCCGGGACACTGCCGATTCCTCCTTGCACGAACTGGCCCGCGCGGCGGGAACCCTTTTTCAGGATCCGGAAAACCAGTTTTTCGCCCTGACGGTGGAGGACGAGCTGGCCTTCGCCCATGAGTGGCGCGACTCTCCGCCCGGGGAGACGCTGCGCGCCGTGCAGCGGGCGGCCCAGTCCTTCGGACTGGAGAAGCTGCTGGACGCGTCCATTCTGGATCTGTCCGAGGGGCAGAAACAGAAGGTGGCTCTGGCCTCCATCATCTCTTTGGGGCCAAAGGCCATCATTCTGGACGAACCCAGCGCCAATCTCGACCCGGAAGCCACCGCCGCCCTGGCCGAGGCCATTTTGGAGCTGAAAAAATCGGGCATGGCCATTCTCGTGGTGGACCACCGGCTGTACTGGCTGGAAAACGTCGTGGACCGGGTCATGGTCATGGCCGAGGGCCGCATGGTGGCCGAGGGCGAATTCAGCCTGTTCCACGATGATAGCTTCCGGCGGGAGAAAGGCCTGCGCGCCCACCATGTGGCCGACCCGCGCGAAATCCTGCCCAGGGCCGGTTCCGAACCACCGGTGCTGCAAGCCTCGGGGATTTGTTTCGCGCACAGCGGCCGGGCTCCTCTGTTTGAAAATGCGTCCTTCACTCTGCCCGCCGGAGTGACCGGCATTCTGGGCGACAACGGAGCGGGGAAAACCACTCTGGCCCGTCTGCTCACGGGGCTGCACACCATGCAGGCGGGCACGCTGCTGCTGCGGGGCGAGGCGGTCAGCCCGGACGGCCTGCTGCGCCGGGCCAGTATCGTGCTGCAGAACACCGACCACCAGCTGCATATGCACACGGTGCGTGCGGAACTGGCCATCTCCGTGACGCCGGAATCCAAAAACGCCGAGGAGGCGACGAACCGGCGCGTGGACGAACTGCTTGAGCTGTTCAATCTGAAGCATCTGGAAGCGCGGCATCCGCAGTCTCTGTCCGGCGGCGAAAAACAGCGGCTGGTCATTGCCTGCGGCATGGCCAAGAATCCGGAAATTCTCATCCTGGACGAGCCCACCAGCGGACTGGACGGCCGCAACATGCGTCTGGTGGCCGGCTCCATCCGCACGGCGGCGGAGCAGGGGGCCATAGTGCTGCTCATCAGTCACGATCTGGAACTTCTGGAGCTGACCTGCCACACGGCCCTGCGCCTGCCGCTGTGA